In Paenibacillus sp. BIC5C1, a genomic segment contains:
- a CDS encoding aminoglycoside phosphotransferase family protein gives MPDHEEVLHGGNVNKVVKVGSTVRRDAIPNPYVYELLKHLEKMGYAHSPRYLGVDEQGREILSYLDGVVPGKNYPEIESYMWSDETLHKVAKLLKSYHDATVDFVTTTVSLNNCPKVSTKEEVVCHNDFALYNVVFKDRFPVGIIDFDMAGPGPRLWDIVYSLYTSVPLAGFSPGKDEREVVPYNKQDHASERKRRIALFFNAYGMDVPTDLKEWVISRIHFMCTTLSDRAASGETAFIKMVEEGHLAHYEKEVRFLEKHFGDWS, from the coding sequence TTGCCAGACCACGAGGAAGTCCTACACGGAGGCAATGTGAATAAGGTTGTAAAAGTAGGTAGCACAGTTCGGCGTGACGCTATACCGAATCCATATGTATATGAGTTGCTTAAGCACCTTGAAAAGATGGGCTATGCACATTCCCCTAGATATTTAGGAGTAGATGAGCAGGGCAGAGAAATCCTTTCTTACCTGGATGGTGTGGTCCCGGGAAAAAACTATCCTGAGATTGAAAGTTATATGTGGTCTGATGAGACCTTACACAAAGTAGCGAAACTTTTAAAGAGCTATCATGATGCTACAGTGGATTTTGTTACAACTACGGTTTCTTTAAATAACTGCCCAAAGGTATCTACAAAGGAAGAAGTAGTCTGCCATAACGATTTTGCATTGTATAACGTTGTTTTTAAAGATCGGTTTCCTGTAGGAATCATTGATTTTGATATGGCAGGGCCTGGTCCGCGTCTATGGGATATCGTTTACAGCTTGTATACCTCTGTCCCATTAGCAGGTTTTTCACCGGGGAAAGATGAAAGAGAAGTCGTTCCATATAATAAACAGGATCATGCATCTGAGCGAAAAAGACGTATAGCGTTATTTTTTAACGCTTATGGTATGGATGTGCCGACAGATCTGAAGGAATGGGTGATTTCTCGAATTCATTTCATGTGTACCACACTATCTGATCGGGCAGCGTCTGGAGAAACAGCTTTTATCAAAATGGTTGAAGAGGGTCATTTGGCTCATTATGAGAAAGAAGTAAGGTTCCTTGAGAAACATTTCGGTGACTGGAGTTAA
- a CDS encoding NUDIX hydrolase: MKFIVSASVIVLNENDEILLMKGRRGWEMPQGCVEEGETITQAAIREVREETGIDIELIKFCGLYQNTMRGVCNNIFTGKPIGGTLTTSIESDEVGFFTLEQANEMITWGNFKERIHKALDESAHPILVEFSE; this comes from the coding sequence ATGAAATTTATTGTGTCTGCAAGTGTGATTGTCCTTAATGAGAACGATGAAATCTTACTTATGAAGGGACGAAGAGGCTGGGAAATGCCTCAAGGCTGTGTGGAAGAAGGCGAGACCATCACACAAGCTGCTATTCGAGAGGTGAGGGAAGAAACTGGCATTGATATTGAACTTATTAAGTTTTGTGGCCTTTATCAAAATACTATGCGAGGAGTATGTAACAATATATTCACTGGAAAACCGATTGGAGGAACGCTAACTACAAGTATTGAAAGTGATGAGGTTGGTTTTTTTACACTAGAACAAGCCAATGAAATGATAACCTGGGGGAATTTTAAGGAGAGAATTCACAAAGCATTGGATGAGAGCGCTCATCCCATTTTAGTTGAGTTCTCTGAATAA
- a CDS encoding aminoglycoside phosphotransferase family protein encodes MVHDILLHKFQYSTLTELTGGYTNSSILLEGSDPLVVAKIFNAHNRDAITEFNCLTLLNNSGVSPKIHDFFEDNGSQYIIMDYVHGINSQRFLDDGDFHRAKEIYELLGIHLAKDIHSLKWRDGDPDLPIIELINIDIDDLNYVPNNQKEQVKQILNGSVIGEKTLIHGDYGPHNAILSNKLISIIDWEWAGWGNPLQDVAWVIWFVHLHYPNFSRELSEIFINAYSKFSDLKITNELVKVYSVSRVINVLDRIKYTNEEVKNEWLKRLEWTLETNFVG; translated from the coding sequence ATGGTGCATGACATCTTATTACATAAATTTCAATATAGTACACTGACTGAGCTTACCGGAGGTTACACCAACAGCAGTATTTTACTTGAGGGATCAGATCCCCTGGTCGTAGCAAAGATTTTCAATGCTCATAATCGTGATGCGATAACAGAATTTAACTGTTTAACCCTATTGAATAATTCAGGTGTGTCGCCAAAGATTCATGATTTTTTTGAAGACAACGGTTCACAGTACATTATTATGGACTACGTGCACGGAATTAACAGCCAGAGATTTCTTGATGATGGAGACTTTCATAGAGCTAAGGAAATCTACGAGTTGCTTGGAATTCATCTTGCAAAAGATATTCACTCATTAAAATGGAGAGATGGTGACCCTGACCTGCCAATCATAGAACTAATAAATATTGATATTGATGATCTTAACTATGTACCGAATAATCAAAAGGAACAAGTAAAACAGATACTTAATGGATCAGTTATAGGGGAGAAAACCTTAATCCATGGAGATTATGGACCGCATAATGCAATTTTATCTAATAAATTAATATCTATTATTGATTGGGAGTGGGCAGGCTGGGGGAATCCACTGCAAGATGTCGCATGGGTAATATGGTTTGTACATTTACATTATCCAAACTTCTCTCGTGAGTTGTCTGAGATTTTTATTAATGCGTATAGTAAATTTTCAGATCTTAAGATTACAAATGAATTAGTGAAGGTATACTCAGTTTCAAGAGTAATTAATGTTTTAGATCGGATAAAGTACACAAATGAAGAAGTGAAAAATGAATGGCTAAAAAGATTGGAATGGACATTGGAAACCAACTTTGTAGGATGA
- a CDS encoding GNAT family N-acetyltransferase, whose amino-acid sequence MITIRFVSNEDIPHIQSIAQETWNYTYKEIYSEGYIQNFLSRAYSDENLSRSVARDLQSAKRSFLIAEFNGRIVGYAQTRQVKEEEYELLRIYIRPEYHKMGIGKEFIQRFTQILKPINILFAWVGKENHIGRAFYEKSGFKEIEEMIETIEGHSKTQVKYELEISKGKVVS is encoded by the coding sequence ATGATTACAATCAGATTTGTTTCAAATGAGGATATCCCACATATTCAATCTATAGCTCAAGAAACATGGAATTATACTTATAAAGAGATATACTCCGAAGGCTACATACAAAATTTTCTAAGCAGAGCATATTCAGATGAGAATTTAAGTCGATCTGTCGCTAGAGATCTTCAAAGTGCCAAACGGAGTTTTTTAATAGCAGAATTTAATGGCAGAATCGTTGGCTATGCTCAAACAAGACAAGTCAAAGAAGAAGAATATGAATTACTAAGAATCTATATACGGCCAGAATATCACAAAATGGGAATAGGTAAAGAGTTTATTCAGAGATTCACTCAAATTTTAAAGCCAATAAATATACTGTTTGCCTGGGTAGGGAAAGAGAATCATATAGGAAGGGCATTTTATGAGAAAAGTGGATTTAAAGAAATAGAAGAGATGATCGAAACCATAGAAGGGCACAGCAAAACGCAAGTTAAATATGAATTGGAAATCTCCAAGGGAAAGGTGGTTTCATAA
- a CDS encoding AAA family ATPase, with the protein MFFLQMSGFPGSGKSTLSRRIAKITGAIIIDHDISKSSILKSIGDSNLELKVLGMTSYNIDWALIEFYLSQSYDVIFDSPCFYSEMIERGSSLSKKYNAKYKYVECYLNDYQEISKRLQNRERMISQISGTSEEEFENNVNESKRPNDIQCLRIDSSQPIEKYLNNVLNYIDEE; encoded by the coding sequence ATGTTTTTTCTTCAAATGTCGGGATTTCCTGGTTCCGGTAAGTCGACTCTTTCAAGACGGATAGCTAAAATAACGGGTGCCATAATTATTGATCATGATATCTCCAAGTCTTCCATATTAAAATCTATTGGGGATAGTAATTTAGAATTAAAAGTTCTAGGTATGACTTCATATAATATTGATTGGGCGCTGATAGAGTTTTATCTCTCCCAAAGTTATGACGTAATATTCGACAGTCCATGCTTTTATTCCGAGATGATTGAAAGAGGTTCATCATTAAGTAAGAAGTATAATGCTAAATATAAGTACGTTGAATGTTACCTGAATGACTATCAGGAAATAAGTAAAAGATTACAAAATCGAGAACGGATGATAAGTCAGATTTCGGGCACATCTGAAGAAGAGTTTGAAAATAATGTTAATGAAAGTAAGAGACCTAATGATATTCAATGTTTGCGTATTGATTCGTCACAACCTATAGAGAAATATTTAAATAATGTTTTAAATTATATTGATGAAGAATAA
- a CDS encoding DUF1801 domain-containing protein, protein MYKLKTKETDNSVIEFIESVDSPKKREDAYQLLDIFTETTGYKAKMWGPSIIGFGSYHYKYESGHEGDAPLVGFSPRKAKISLYFATGDAERENLLKDFGKHTTGKACVYVNKVADINLDVLQALINQSIRFLKETYPNH, encoded by the coding sequence ATGTACAAACTTAAAACAAAAGAAACAGACAACAGCGTCATTGAATTTATTGAAAGTGTTGATAGTCCCAAAAAACGTGAAGACGCGTACCAACTATTGGATATTTTCACTGAAACAACAGGGTATAAAGCAAAGATGTGGGGACCGAGTATTATTGGATTCGGCTCCTATCATTATAAATATGAATCTGGTCATGAAGGTGACGCACCACTGGTGGGCTTTTCTCCTCGAAAAGCAAAAATCAGTTTGTATTTTGCGACAGGTGATGCAGAGCGAGAGAATCTGTTAAAAGACTTTGGAAAACATACGACAGGAAAAGCATGTGTATACGTCAATAAAGTTGCAGATATCAATCTAGATGTTTTACAAGCGTTGATCAACCAATCTATCAGGTTTTTGAAAGAAACCTATCCGAATCATTAA
- a CDS encoding GNAT family N-acetyltransferase, producing MNPITIEPIDKTNWEEAIAISVLETQVNLVPTVIESLAYAYVKPWDAAFDPYLLREGNKAFGFFYLSYTPASTDNYWIGGFQIDKDYQGKGLGSQSLYTILDCIQNKHPQCQIISLTVEKNNALARILYEKIGFINQEMENQDGEVIYKMKLK from the coding sequence ATGAACCCAATTACTATAGAACCAATCGATAAAACGAATTGGGAAGAGGCGATCGCGATCTCTGTACTTGAAACGCAAGTAAATCTTGTACCGACGGTCATCGAATCTTTAGCATATGCCTACGTGAAGCCTTGGGATGCAGCTTTTGATCCATATCTTTTGCGTGAAGGCAATAAAGCTTTCGGTTTTTTCTATTTATCCTACACACCAGCAAGTACGGATAATTATTGGATTGGAGGATTTCAAATAGATAAGGACTATCAAGGAAAAGGATTAGGAAGTCAGTCACTTTATACGATACTTGATTGTATCCAGAACAAACATCCACAATGCCAAATCATCTCACTAACCGTAGAAAAAAATAATGCTCTTGCAAGAATATTATATGAGAAGATCGGATTTATTAATCAGGAAATGGAAAATCAGGATGGTGAAGTAATATATAAAATGAAATTGAAATAA
- a CDS encoding GNAT family N-acetyltransferase, translated as MDFIYGEYLISDNKELMDIHAVKGFLYRSYWANKRSDEKIEKSIHSSICFGIYKEEIQVGFARIVTDDATMYWLCDVFIHEEYRGQGLGKKLIEVITQSERFKDLMGLLGTLDAHELYEQYQFNRNSERFMIRLPDYLRA; from the coding sequence ATGGATTTTATATATGGAGAATACCTTATCAGTGATAACAAAGAACTTATGGACATCCATGCGGTAAAGGGTTTTTTATATAGAAGCTATTGGGCCAATAAGAGATCCGATGAAAAAATTGAAAAGTCTATCCATTCTTCAATATGTTTTGGGATTTATAAAGAAGAAATTCAAGTTGGTTTTGCAAGGATTGTCACAGATGATGCGACAATGTATTGGCTTTGTGATGTTTTTATTCATGAGGAATATAGGGGCCAGGGACTTGGTAAGAAACTGATTGAAGTGATTACACAATCGGAGCGCTTTAAAGATTTAATGGGGTTACTCGGAACATTAGATGCACATGAATTATATGAACAATATCAATTTAATAGAAATAGTGAACGCTTCATGATAAGACTTCCTGATTATTTGAGGGCGTGA
- a CDS encoding DUF4367 domain-containing protein, whose product MDIKNKSGDVIGKIQFQTSEDEGMVHQNIMDLKPGDGKGIYISNAEDNKFSQQTSYAARDWEGDFGALREKLHPWQPRFPTCSVVQDIKVFHGFDNLSDQEINEMIEESERTGSNVVIRDLKPNHVITGINITYQSDRGVFMLHVFGTTKSRINVPDTESFKIEKLDVCGHEAYYISNAENRQLIWIEEDAGGKALQYEIVGSDMSQEWVLNIAESMIE is encoded by the coding sequence ATGGATATTAAAAACAAGAGTGGAGATGTAATTGGGAAAATTCAGTTTCAGACTAGTGAAGATGAGGGCATGGTACATCAAAATATTATGGATCTGAAGCCAGGTGATGGAAAAGGCATTTATATCTCTAACGCCGAGGACAACAAATTTTCTCAACAAACGAGTTATGCAGCCAGAGATTGGGAGGGAGATTTTGGCGCCTTGAGAGAAAAGCTACACCCTTGGCAACCCCGTTTTCCAACGTGCTCGGTTGTGCAAGATATTAAAGTATTTCACGGCTTCGATAACCTGTCCGACCAAGAAATAAATGAAATGATTGAAGAAAGCGAAAGGACCGGAAGCAATGTCGTGATAAGAGATTTAAAGCCTAATCATGTTATTACAGGCATCAATATCACATATCAATCGGATCGGGGAGTGTTTATGCTTCACGTTTTTGGCACTACCAAGAGCCGAATTAATGTACCGGATACGGAATCATTCAAAATCGAGAAACTGGATGTGTGTGGCCATGAGGCGTATTATATTTCGAATGCTGAGAACAGACAATTGATCTGGATCGAAGAAGATGCGGGTGGTAAGGCATTGCAATATGAGATCGTAGGAAGCGATATGTCGCAAGAATGGGTATTGAATATCGCTGAATCCATGATCGAATGA
- a CDS encoding GNAT family N-acetyltransferase has translation MEIKKIENLSNEDWLQLGNFGYKSTQKYELTKKETQGSFSMHLTLINLDDIYEKEEMNSTDDLERYEEITRLGFSYGIYIGGEIIALAISEPQTWNNTLMIWHLQVNEKYKRKGYGKLLINKVNEIAHEQGFRAITLETQNTNVPAIHFYKQCGYQIEGIDVSLYSNNHSQNEEIALYMRKKIQ, from the coding sequence ATGGAGATCAAAAAAATAGAGAATCTATCCAATGAAGATTGGCTTCAACTTGGAAACTTTGGTTATAAATCCACTCAAAAATATGAGCTTACCAAAAAGGAGACACAAGGTTCCTTTAGTATGCATTTAACATTAATAAATTTGGATGACATCTACGAAAAAGAAGAAATGAACAGTACAGATGATTTGGAACGATATGAAGAAATCACACGACTGGGATTTTCATATGGAATATATATAGGTGGGGAAATCATAGCGCTCGCAATTTCTGAACCACAAACTTGGAATAATACGTTGATGATATGGCATCTTCAGGTGAATGAAAAATACAAAAGAAAAGGATATGGAAAACTGTTGATCAATAAAGTGAATGAGATTGCCCACGAACAAGGCTTCAGAGCGATCACGTTAGAAACCCAGAATACGAACGTTCCAGCCATTCATTTTTACAAGCAATGTGGTTATCAAATTGAAGGAATTGATGTATCACTATATTCAAATAATCATAGCCAAAACGAAGAAATAGCTTTGTATATGAGAAAGAAGATCCAATAA
- a CDS encoding GNAT family N-acetyltransferase, with product MNTLIPSLDLIKEIEISEIDYMTDRMLAIQGRDSNPEGIEIQQFGNAICFYSKTMPWPTFNTVKGLTNNDLEHLNAIIDFYRQRDRKIQFEVIPSVVDQNFLKRLTDIGMYASGFHSSLIIKPEEKKNHSDHIQIQELEEDQFELYATIHCRGTGLSDDGIPYVARNNQVLYHRPGWKFYIAYVNAIPAAVSVLFFKNQKASLTFAATLPEFRNQGVHQQLLNKRITEALNKECKLVVGQCSFLSQSHRNMEHVGMKLGYIRTAWTDR from the coding sequence ATGAATACACTGATTCCATCCTTAGATTTGATTAAAGAAATTGAAATCTCGGAAATCGATTATATGACAGATCGGATGCTTGCTATACAGGGTCGGGACTCTAATCCGGAAGGAATTGAGATTCAACAATTTGGAAATGCCATCTGTTTCTACAGTAAGACCATGCCATGGCCCACGTTCAATACGGTGAAGGGTTTAACGAATAATGATCTGGAACACCTGAATGCTATCATTGATTTTTATAGACAGCGAGATCGGAAGATTCAGTTCGAAGTCATACCATCTGTGGTGGATCAGAACTTCTTGAAACGTTTAACAGACATAGGCATGTATGCATCGGGATTTCATTCATCGCTTATCATCAAACCGGAAGAAAAAAAGAATCACTCAGATCATATCCAAATTCAAGAACTTGAAGAGGATCAATTCGAGCTATACGCGACCATTCATTGCAGGGGCACCGGTTTGTCGGATGACGGTATCCCTTATGTCGCCCGGAATAATCAGGTTCTTTATCATCGTCCAGGTTGGAAATTTTACATCGCATATGTCAATGCCATTCCTGCTGCGGTAAGTGTTCTGTTTTTTAAAAATCAAAAGGCATCCTTAACCTTTGCAGCAACGTTACCTGAGTTTAGAAATCAGGGTGTACATCAGCAGCTTTTGAATAAAAGAATAACGGAAGCCTTGAATAAGGAATGTAAACTGGTGGTAGGGCAATGTTCATTTTTATCTCAAAGCCATCGAAATATGGAGCATGTTGGAATGAAATTGGGATATATCCGAACAGCATGGACTGATAGATAA
- a CDS encoding NUDIX hydrolase, whose protein sequence is MNPPKHIVSAAAIVMNENNEILLIRGPRRGWEMPGGQVEEGESIQDAAVRETKEESGIDIEIIRFCGIFQNVKGSIVNTLFLARPIGGEPLVTSESLETGYFPIEEALNKVTWKNFKQRIEYCLKPDSQPFYIEF, encoded by the coding sequence ATGAATCCACCTAAGCATATCGTTTCAGCGGCAGCGATTGTGATGAATGAAAACAATGAAATTTTGCTAATTCGGGGACCTAGAAGAGGATGGGAAATGCCTGGAGGGCAAGTGGAAGAAGGAGAATCCATACAAGATGCGGCAGTCAGGGAGACAAAAGAAGAATCGGGGATTGATATAGAGATTATTCGATTTTGTGGAATATTCCAGAATGTGAAGGGTTCAATCGTGAATACATTATTTTTAGCAAGACCGATTGGGGGAGAACCCCTAGTAACTAGTGAAAGCCTAGAAACAGGGTATTTTCCAATAGAAGAAGCATTAAATAAGGTGACTTGGAAGAATTTTAAACAGCGAATTGAATATTGTTTAAAGCCAGATTCGCAACCATTTTATATTGAATTTTAA
- a CDS encoding NUDIX hydrolase, producing the protein MCYVNSRAIIQRSGNEATEIVTQRRTKTDSSFQFELPGGRIEPFESLVQALVREVKEETGLDVYEIEGTETRIDTTGINPEFEVECLRPFAAYQTIKGPIFPMLIVLELSIT; encoded by the coding sequence ATGTGCTATGTTAATTCAAGAGCTATCATTCAAAGATCTGGTAACGAAGCAACGGAGATTGTCACACAAAGAAGAACAAAGACGGACTCTTCTTTTCAGTTTGAACTTCCTGGAGGTAGAATTGAACCGTTTGAATCGTTGGTCCAAGCTCTGGTAAGAGAGGTTAAAGAAGAAACTGGATTAGATGTTTATGAAATTGAAGGAACTGAAACAAGAATTGATACAACTGGAATAAATCCTGAATTTGAAGTGGAATGTCTTAGACCATTCGCTGCTTATCAAACCATTAAGGGGCCGATTTTTCCGATGTTGATCGTGCTGGAATTAAGTATTACCTGA
- a CDS encoding GNAT family protein, which yields MLKKRDLHECHSLHDLMMDPAVFPYVRHKCRSYEEYLFVTKQVIDEEEQNTCISRTILNELGHPIGTIDLYHMEHKTGFLATWIGAPYFGKGYNQRAKEAFFAELFLQHEIETVFLKIRKQNIRSKKAVGKLPYVKLAIDIHHEVYKLINNTEQIYDLYYVSRSDFMASEEMNQVVAT from the coding sequence ATGTTGAAAAAACGAGACTTACACGAATGCCACTCACTGCATGATTTGATGATGGACCCCGCTGTTTTTCCATACGTTCGTCATAAGTGCCGATCTTATGAAGAATACTTATTTGTAACCAAACAGGTGATCGATGAAGAAGAGCAAAACACATGTATTTCCAGAACGATCCTTAATGAGCTGGGACATCCTATCGGAACCATTGATTTATATCACATGGAACATAAGACAGGTTTTCTTGCAACATGGATTGGAGCCCCTTATTTCGGAAAAGGTTACAATCAACGAGCAAAGGAAGCCTTTTTCGCTGAGTTGTTTCTTCAACATGAAATTGAAACAGTCTTTCTTAAAATTCGAAAACAAAACATTCGATCCAAGAAAGCGGTTGGAAAATTGCCTTATGTCAAATTAGCCATTGATATTCACCACGAAGTGTATAAGTTGATAAACAATACGGAACAAATCTATGATTTGTATTACGTGAGTCGTTCTGACTTTATGGCAAGTGAAGAGATGAACCAAGTGGTTGCCACGTAA
- a CDS encoding GNAT family N-acetyltransferase: MVYDDRNKTMTTERLLLRLFTEADAETVTRLCNDYYIYKSTLTLPYPYTLECAVSWIEHHKENFNADKLYEFAICDRETGDLYGAIALSNQQRYDNGELSYWIGQPFWGKGYATEAAKAMLDFAFDVKKYHKVYARHFASNPASGQVIQKIGMIQEGVLMDHVKKEDRYEDLIYYGVVRNKVKE; the protein is encoded by the coding sequence ATGGTGTACGACGATCGCAATAAAACGATGACCACAGAGAGGTTGCTGTTAAGATTATTTACGGAAGCAGATGCTGAAACCGTTACCAGACTATGTAATGACTACTACATTTATAAGAGCACACTCACATTACCTTACCCATATACATTAGAATGTGCAGTGTCTTGGATAGAGCACCATAAGGAAAATTTCAATGCAGATAAATTATATGAATTTGCTATTTGTGATAGGGAAACAGGTGATTTATACGGGGCAATAGCATTATCTAATCAACAACGTTACGATAACGGTGAGTTATCTTATTGGATAGGTCAGCCGTTTTGGGGAAAAGGTTATGCAACGGAAGCAGCTAAAGCCATGTTAGACTTCGCTTTTGATGTAAAAAAGTATCATAAGGTATACGCGCGACACTTTGCTTCTAACCCGGCGTCCGGACAAGTTATACAGAAAATTGGCATGATACAAGAAGGAGTACTGATGGATCATGTCAAGAAAGAAGACCGGTATGAAGATCTGATTTACTACGGAGTAGTGAGAAATAAGGTGAAAGAATAA
- a CDS encoding GNAT family N-acetyltransferase, translating to MEISLSKAGLKEASIIHEMQIKAFMPLLNKYKDYETSPANQTVEQIEDRINQSYTDYYLIREANIPVGAIRIVKKENKIYRVSPVFILPDYQGRGIAQKVFSMIEARYSDATIWELATISEEKRNCYLYEKLGYRQKGDTKQINDKMTIVIYEKRMI from the coding sequence ATGGAAATCTCATTATCCAAAGCAGGTCTTAAAGAAGCTTCAATCATTCACGAAATGCAAATAAAAGCATTCATGCCTCTATTAAATAAATATAAAGACTATGAAACAAGCCCAGCAAATCAAACGGTAGAACAAATAGAAGATCGAATAAATCAAAGCTATACAGATTATTACCTAATAAGAGAAGCAAATATTCCTGTGGGAGCCATTCGAATAGTAAAAAAGGAGAATAAAATCTATCGAGTAAGCCCTGTATTTATTTTACCCGACTATCAAGGGAGAGGGATTGCACAAAAAGTATTTTCAATGATTGAAGCTAGATATAGCGATGCAACAATATGGGAGTTGGCTACAATCTCAGAAGAGAAGAGGAATTGTTACCTTTATGAAAAATTAGGATATAGGCAGAAGGGTGATACGAAACAAATTAACGACAAAATGACAATTGTGATTTATGAAAAACGCATGATTTAG
- a CDS encoding GNAT family N-acetyltransferase, with protein MVIRLIPTTRENWKDALNLQVQANQNHYVPSVAVSLAKVHIRPDGDEYKYLPFCIYNAEDSLVGFVMITVDETTAWSYWLNGFMIDAIYQGRGYGKATIDSVIRYIKENYVHSKCLNLTVCADNEVARKLYQKMGFSETGDVYDDEIVYRFVF; from the coding sequence ATTGTGATCAGATTAATACCTACTACAAGAGAGAACTGGAAAGATGCATTAAACTTACAAGTTCAAGCCAATCAGAATCATTATGTTCCATCAGTAGCTGTGTCCCTAGCGAAGGTTCACATTCGTCCAGACGGGGATGAGTACAAGTATCTGCCGTTTTGCATATATAATGCAGAGGATAGCTTAGTGGGTTTTGTCATGATCACAGTCGATGAAACAACAGCTTGGTCCTATTGGTTGAATGGTTTTATGATCGATGCAATTTATCAAGGTAGGGGATATGGGAAAGCAACGATAGATTCGGTAATTAGATATATAAAAGAGAACTATGTCCATAGCAAGTGTTTGAATTTAACTGTATGTGCAGATAATGAAGTTGCCAGAAAACTTTATCAAAAAATGGGTTTTTCAGAGACCGGAGACGTATATGATGATGAAATTGTATATCGGTTCGTTTTTTAA
- a CDS encoding NUDIX hydrolase, which produces MKNNIVVVVKGVIENKGRVLILKRSGADEVSAGSWETVGGKIDFGEELEEALAREVKEEAGINVSVEKLLFATTFFTDPHRQIVLLTYLCRAIDDQVILSEEHSEYMWATRSELYDYLPQTILNDFKKYNVIDTVEIIAEQYDLK; this is translated from the coding sequence TTGAAAAACAACATTGTTGTTGTGGTTAAGGGAGTCATTGAAAATAAAGGTAGGGTACTGATATTAAAACGTTCTGGTGCAGATGAAGTTTCGGCGGGAAGCTGGGAAACAGTTGGTGGAAAGATCGATTTTGGAGAAGAATTAGAGGAAGCTTTGGCTCGTGAAGTGAAAGAAGAAGCAGGAATTAATGTGAGTGTTGAGAAGTTACTATTTGCTACTACTTTTTTTACGGATCCGCATAGACAGATCGTATTACTGACATATTTGTGCAGAGCAATAGATGATCAAGTGATACTTTCAGAAGAACATAGCGAATATATGTGGGCAACCCGATCAGAGTTATATGACTATTTACCACAGACTATTTTAAATGATTTTAAAAAATATAACGTAATCGATACCGTTGAAATCATAGCTGAACAATATGATCTCAAGTAA